The following proteins are co-located in the Purpureocillium takamizusanense chromosome 10, complete sequence genome:
- a CDS encoding uncharacterized protein (COG:S~EggNog:ENOG503NU5Q) — MSFSDPFQPGQQQHPSGAQSSSAGLTINLSSNNPFRNRAASPSSIEAAFASPASPFDDPPRRPLSRNPFIDQAAQLPLQSPGAMSTRSETKSLSAEDIFDSLTLDDKTAASSSSSSAAAAAAAAAAPAATRQPMDRQSATERGESQPANGNHRPTRSQEEALRARKPPPAGAAAARPPGDSPQRKPQRRPRRNSESSVMGINSLTAEEMKMIEAKRLRDKQRREREGRSSGRDGQEPREAKDGRDGKDSKETREGKDRSRSGRPSRRLDIIDQLDATSIYGTGLFHHDGPFDALNPHRNRKSSRRAPMHAFPKDSLNNSLGGAGPLNANPDHAVFMGNATDEAFRDYAGGAKNKNGYTYPTPSNGETAIFDPIARGSVIHGDESVGLGTSTFLEGAPAARAAIARRQAEQAQESFEVGIQRKKSLAQRIRHINRGPRDITPSGRLTNPDGTYGKRSPDGIATGTSVGSDNNPFFAEFSKGEETLSVKARDGTMSPSSPPPPVPRRGSSGGPLERRATTDATMSEEAPPAKPMGILGRMKSLKGGRRPKNIDHGSLPGAAT, encoded by the exons atgtCCTTCTCAGACCCCTTTCAGCCAG ggcagcagcaacacccGTCCGGCGCACAGTCCTCCTCTGCCGGCCTAACCATTAACCTCTCCTCAAACAACCCCTTTCGCAatcgcgccgcctccccttCGAGCATCGAAGCCGCTTTCGCCTCCCCAGCCTCTCCGTTCGACGACccccctcgccggccgctgTCGCGAAACCCCTTTATCGACCAGGCTGCTCAGCTTCCTCTCCAGTCCCCCGGGGCCATGTCGACTCGTTCCGAAACCAAGTCTTTGTCTGCCGAGGACATTTTC GACTCGTTgacgctcgacgacaagaccgctgcctcctcctcctcctcctctgctgccgctgccgccgccgccgccgccgcgcctgccgcAACACGCCAGCCCATGGACCGCCAGTCTGCAACTGAACGAGGCGAgagccagccggccaacGGCAACCACCGTCCCACGCGATCTCAAGAGGAAGCCCTGAGAGCTCGAAAGCCACCAcccgctggtgctgctgctgcgcgaccgccCGGCGACTCACCTCAGCGCAagccccagcgccgcccccgccgaaATTCGGAGTCGTCCGTCATGGGCATCAACTCCCtcacggccgaggagatgaagatgatTGAAGCCAAGAGGTTGCGCGACAAGCAACGCCGCGAGCGCGAAGGGCGCTCTTCCGGCCGCGATGGCCAGGAGCCCCGTGAAGCCAAGGACGGTCGCGATGGCAAGGACAGCAAGGAGACgcgcgagggcaaggacAGGAGCCGGTCGGGCCGACCGAGCCGTCGCCTGGACATCATCGACCAGCTGGACGCCACGAGCATATACGGAACGGGCC TGTTCCACCACGACGGCCCCTTTGATGCCCTGAACCCCCATCGGAATCGGAAGAGCAGCCGGCGGGCCCCCATGCACGCGTTCCCCAAGGACTCTCTCAACAACTCACTCGGCGGTGCGGGGCCTCTTAACGCGAACCCCGATCACGCTGTGTTCATGGGCAATGCCACCGACGAAGCGTTCCGCGACtatgccggcggcgccaagaacaagaacGGCTACACTTACCCGACGCCTTCCAACGGAGAGACGGCGATATTCGACCCCATCGCTCGCGGGTCCGTCatccacggcgacgagagcgTCGGGCTCGGCACTTCGACGTTCCTTgagggcgcgccggcggcgagggcagcgatCGCGCGGAGACAGGCAGAGCAGGCGCAGGAGAGCTTCGAGGTGGGCATTCAGCGCAAGAAGTCGCTGGCCCAGCGCATCCGGCACATCAACAGGGGGCCCCGCGACATCACGCCGTCGGGCCGGCTGACGAACCCCGACGGCACCTATGGAAAACGGTCTCCAGACGGGATAGCGACGGGCACCAGCGTCGGGTCCGACAACAACCCCTTCTTCGCTGAGTTCAgcaagggcgaggagacgCTCAGCGTCAAGGCCCGGGACGGCACCATGTCGCCCTCGAGTCCTCCGCCCCCGGTGCCGCGTCGAGGATCGTCGGGCGGGCCgctggagcggcgggcgacgacggacgccACCATgagcgaggaggcgccgccggccaagcCGATGGGGATCTTGGGCAGGATGAAGAGCCTGAagggagggcgacggcccaAGAACATTGACCATGGTTCATTGCCGGGGGCAGCCACGTAG
- a CDS encoding uncharacterized protein (COG:S~EggNog:ENOG503NU5Q) has translation MDRQSATERGESQPANGNHRPTRSQEEALRARKPPPAGAAAARPPGDSPQRKPQRRPRRNSESSVMGINSLTAEEMKMIEAKRLRDKQRREREGRSSGRDGQEPREAKDGRDGKDSKETREGKDRSRSGRPSRRLDIIDQLDATSIYGTGLFHHDGPFDALNPHRNRKSSRRAPMHAFPKDSLNNSLGGAGPLNANPDHAVFMGNATDEAFRDYAGGAKNKNGYTYPTPSNGETAIFDPIARGSVIHGDESVGLGTSTFLEGAPAARAAIARRQAEQAQESFEVGIQRKKSLAQRIRHINRGPRDITPSGRLTNPDGTYGKRSPDGIATGTSVGSDNNPFFAEFSKGEETLSVKARDGTMSPSSPPPPVPRRGSSGGPLERRATTDATMSEEAPPAKPMGILGRMKSLKGGRRPKNIDHGSLPGAAT, from the exons ATGGACCGCCAGTCTGCAACTGAACGAGGCGAgagccagccggccaacGGCAACCACCGTCCCACGCGATCTCAAGAGGAAGCCCTGAGAGCTCGAAAGCCACCAcccgctggtgctgctgctgcgcgaccgccCGGCGACTCACCTCAGCGCAagccccagcgccgcccccgccgaaATTCGGAGTCGTCCGTCATGGGCATCAACTCCCtcacggccgaggagatgaagatgatTGAAGCCAAGAGGTTGCGCGACAAGCAACGCCGCGAGCGCGAAGGGCGCTCTTCCGGCCGCGATGGCCAGGAGCCCCGTGAAGCCAAGGACGGTCGCGATGGCAAGGACAGCAAGGAGACgcgcgagggcaaggacAGGAGCCGGTCGGGCCGACCGAGCCGTCGCCTGGACATCATCGACCAGCTGGACGCCACGAGCATATACGGAACGGGCC TGTTCCACCACGACGGCCCCTTTGATGCCCTGAACCCCCATCGGAATCGGAAGAGCAGCCGGCGGGCCCCCATGCACGCGTTCCCCAAGGACTCTCTCAACAACTCACTCGGCGGTGCGGGGCCTCTTAACGCGAACCCCGATCACGCTGTGTTCATGGGCAATGCCACCGACGAAGCGTTCCGCGACtatgccggcggcgccaagaacaagaacGGCTACACTTACCCGACGCCTTCCAACGGAGAGACGGCGATATTCGACCCCATCGCTCGCGGGTCCGTCatccacggcgacgagagcgTCGGGCTCGGCACTTCGACGTTCCTTgagggcgcgccggcggcgagggcagcgatCGCGCGGAGACAGGCAGAGCAGGCGCAGGAGAGCTTCGAGGTGGGCATTCAGCGCAAGAAGTCGCTGGCCCAGCGCATCCGGCACATCAACAGGGGGCCCCGCGACATCACGCCGTCGGGCCGGCTGACGAACCCCGACGGCACCTATGGAAAACGGTCTCCAGACGGGATAGCGACGGGCACCAGCGTCGGGTCCGACAACAACCCCTTCTTCGCTGAGTTCAgcaagggcgaggagacgCTCAGCGTCAAGGCCCGGGACGGCACCATGTCGCCCTCGAGTCCTCCGCCCCCGGTGCCGCGTCGAGGATCGTCGGGCGGGCCgctggagcggcgggcgacgacggacgccACCATgagcgaggaggcgccgccggccaagcCGATGGGGATCTTGGGCAGGATGAAGAGCCTGAagggagggcgacggcccaAGAACATTGACCATGGTTCATTGCCGGGGGCAGCCACGTAG